TAGTAATTCTTCATAATCTAAGGTTTGCTCTGCCCTTATAGCTATAGATGCCATAGTCTTAACAGATTCAAGTGGATACTTTCCAGCTGCTGTTTCTCCAGATAGCATGATAGCATCTGTACCATCAAATATTGCATTAGCAACATCTGTAACCTCTGCTCTTGTAGGTCTTGGGTTTCTTATCATTGAATCTAACATTTGTGTAGCTGTTATTACTGGCTTTCCAAGTATATTACATTTTTTGATTAACTCTTTTTGAACTATAGGAATGTCTTCAGTTGGGATTTCAACTCCCAAATCACCTCTTGCAACCATCAAGCCGTCAGAAACCTCTAATATTTCGTCTATGTTGTCTACGCCTTCTTGGTTTTCTATCTTTGAAATAATCTGTATGTTAGTAGCATTATGTTCTTCTAGTATTTCTCTTATAGCTAGCACGTCAGATGCTTTACGCACAAATGAAGCAGCAATAAAATCAATTCCTTGTTCAATACCAAATTCTATGTCTTTTTTATCTTTTGCTGTTATTGCAGGAAGATTTATTTTTACATTAGGTACGTTTACGCCTTTATTGTCTTTGATAGTGCCTGCATTTTGAACGATGCATAGTATCTCTTGTCCTTTGATTTCTTGTACCGCAAGACCTACTAGACCATCGTCTATAAGAATTTGGTTGCCAGGCTTTACATCGTTAACTAGTTCTTTATATGAAACTGTACACTTTGTTTCATCGCCTAAAACCTCTTCCATAGTAATGATGAAGTTTTGTCCTTCTACTAGATTTACTTCTGGAGATGAAAATTTACCTGTTCTAATTTCAGGGCCTTTAGTATCAAGCAGTATTGCAATTGGCAGCTTCATTTCATTTCTAGCTGCTTTTATGTTATCTATTCTCTTTCCATGCTCTTCATAATTACCGTGAGAGAAATTAAGTCTACATACATTTAGACCGCTTTTTATAAGCTCCTTAAGCGTATCTATGCTTTCACTAGCTGGTCCTATAGTGCATACTATTTTTGTTTTTTTATTGAACATACTATCACTCCTTTTATTTTTTCTATATAGAAAGTATCTGAGCTAGATTGTACATATCTAAATTAAATTGTCTTTTCATGCTAAGCGCTTCATGTATATCCAAATCTATAATGTCATTGTCTTTAATTCCTACAACTCTAGAAGATTTTCCATCTATTAGAAGCTGAACTGCCGCTCCTCCTAGCCTGCTTCCAAGTAGTCTGTCTGTAGCTGATGGTGTTCCACCTCTTTGTATATGTCCAAGTATGGTAGATCTCGCCTCTAGTCCAGTTCTTTCTTGTATCACGTGGCCTATTTCTGTAGCTGAGCCTACACCCTCTGCAACTAAAATTATACTTTGAGTTTTTCCTCTATTATTTGAGCTTATAAGCTTTTTGCATATTTCATCCAAATCATAAGGCATTTCTGGAACTAAAATTGCCTCAGCTCCACCTGCTAGTCCTGCGTATAATGCTATGTCCCCACAGTTTCTGCCCATCACTTCAATTATGCTCACTCTTTCATGCGAGGAGGTAGTATCTCTAAGCTTACTGATTGCATCTAGAGCAGTGTTTACAGCTGTATCAAAGCCTATAGTAAAATCTGTATATGCCAAGTCATTGTCAATCGTTCCTGGAATACCTATTGCAGGAAAGCCCTGTTCACTGAGTGCTTTAGCTCCCATAAATGAACCATCTCCACCGATTACTACTAAGCCGTCTATTTTAAATACATCTAAAACATTTAAAGCCTTTTTTTGACCTTCTTTTTCTTTAAATTCTAAAGATCTAGCTGAGCGAAGTATAGTACCTCCTCTATGGATAATATCGCCTACAGATGAAATTGACATTTCTTGTAGCTCGCCTTCCATGAGACCTTTATAGCCTCTTTGAACTCCGTATACCTTAATATCATGATAAATTGAGTATCTTACTACCGCTCTGATAGCAGCATTCATTCCAGGAGCATCTCCCCCACTTGTTAATACTGCAATTTTCTTCATTATACTATCCCTCCAAATCAAGGGAGCGTTTTTGTCCCTTATTGTCATTTTTCATCCCACTATATATAAAAATATATGGCAGGTGGCCCCTACCATTTTTTAATATTATATCAGATAAGGGCCGTTATTCATAGTGCTTGATTTTATTTTTACTTTATCTTAATATTATCTTCACCTATTATATCTGCTAACTCTTCGAGCAATTCCTCACACAATTCTACAGCTTCTATTTTTTGAGGAGCAAATACTTTTTTTGATTTGCTATCAAAATAATAAATATAGGTATTTCCAGGATATTGATTTATTACTTTTTTAATTTCTTTTAACAAGTCTTTGTCCTCAATATTATTTACCCTTAAATATAGAGAATTATCCATTTGATTTGAAAGAGATTCAATTTTTTCTGCAATTATTTTTGGTTCTTCATCTTCCTTTAAGGATAATCTTCCATGAACTAGGATTGCTACATCTTCTTGCAAAAGAGAAGATTCTTTAAGAAAAATTTTAGGAAACACTATTATTTCCACTGTTCCATATATGTCCTCTAGGGTTAAAAAAGCCATCATGTCTTTATTCTTAGTCGATTTTATGCTTTTCTTATTTATTACTCCACCAATTTTTACGCTCATATTATCTTTGAATTGGTTTTCAATGTAATTATCTTTCATTTCTCTTAGCGTTAAGGTTGTTGTAGTTGTTATTCTAGATAGCATATCCTTATATTCATTAAGTGGATGGCCACTTAAGTAAAGTCCAAGTACTTCTTTTTCCATCTGAAGCTTTTCTTTATCATTAAACTCCGAAAGCTCTATGATTTTAGCTTTTACTTCATTTTGAAGCTGAGTATCGAAAAGAGAAACCTGTCCTTCTATATTATTTTTCCTTGAATTTGAAATACTAGAAAGGATTTTTTCATATCCAGCCATGATACTAGCTCTATTTGGTATCAGCTCATCAAAGGCTCCACATTTTATAAGGCTCTCAATGGTTCTTTTGTTTATATCCTTTTTATCTAGTCTTTTTGCAAAGTCATCAAAATCAATATATATGCCCTTTTCTTCTCTTTCAGCTACCAGATTTTCCACAAAATGTACCCCTACATTTTTTACTGCACATAGGCTATATCTTATGTGGTTATTTTCAACTGCAAACTCTGTGAAGCTTTTGTTGACATCTGGCTTTAGGACTTCTATTTTTAGCCTTTCGCATTCTCTGATATATTCTACAACTTTATCTGTATTTCCCATGACGCTCGTCATTATAGCTGCCATAAATTCAACAGGATAGTACGCCTTTAAATATGCTGTTTCATAAGCAAGCACAGCGTAAGCCGCTGCATGAGATTTATTAAAAGCATAATTTGCAAAATCTATCATATCATCAAATATTTTGTTGGCTATTTTTTCTGGAATTCCATTTCTTACACATCCATTAATTTCTATATTTCCATTTTCGTCTTCTTTTCCATATACAAAATTACGTCTTTCTTCTTCCATGACATCCATTTTTTTCTTACTCATAGCTCTTCTAACTAGGTCTGACCTGCCATAGGAATATCCAGCTAAATCTCTAACCACTTGCATAACCTGCTCTTGATATACTAATATTCCTCTAGTTACTTCTAATATCGGGCGTATTGATTCATGGTCGTAAACTACAGAATCAGGATTGTTTTTATTCTTTATATATAAAGGAATAGAATCCATTGGTCCTGGTCTGTAAAGCGAAATCCCAGCTACTATATCTTCGAAGGTCTCTGGCTTAAGCTCTTTCATAAACTGTCTCATGCCACTGCTTTCAAGCTGAAATACGCCTAGAGTATCTCCAGACGAAAGAAGCTCATATACTGCCTTATCATCGTAATCGCTATTTGAAAAATCTATGGTTATATTTCTTGTTCTTAATATTATATCTATTGCCTTTTGGATAACTGTAAGAGTACGAAGCCCTAAGAAATCCATTTTAAGCAGCCCTAGCTCTTCTAGAGTGGTCATAGGAAACTGCGTAGTCACAGCGTTATCTTGAGTATATAAAGGCACATAATGATCTACGGGTTCCTTTGATATAACAACTCCTGCTGCGTGGGTAGAAGCATGTCTTGGCAAACCCTCTACGTTTTTAGCTACATCTATAAGCTCTCTTGCTTTTTCATCTTCGTTGTATATTTTTCTTAGATTAGGATTTAAATCAAGCGCCTTTTCAATTGTCATGTTTAGGGCAAAAGGTATTTCCTTTGCTACTTTATCCACATCACTGTAGCTTATTCCCATAACTCTTCCTACATCTCGTATAGATGAACGAGCTCCAAGGGTTCCAAAGGTTATGATTTGTGATACATGGTCGCTTCCATATTTTTCTCTTACATAATCAATTACTTTTTCTCTTTTTTCATAGCAAAAATCTATATCTATATCTGGCATCGAAACCCTCTCAGGGTTTAAAAAGCGTTCAAATAGCAAGCCATATTTTATTGGGTCTATATCAGTAATACCTAGAGTATAGGCTACAATTGAACCAGCCGCAGAGCCCCTACCTGGGCCTACCATTATATTGCTTCTTTTCGAAAAATCTATAAAATCCCAAACTATAAGGAAGTATTCAACATAACCCATATTTTCTATTACATTAAGTTCAAAATCCAGTCTTTCTTGAAGCTTAGAATCTATGGTTTTATATCTATCTACGAGGCCATCTTGGCACAGCTGTCTAAGATACTCGCTAGGAGCTTTGTTTTCCGGTACGCTGTATTCAGGCAAATGAATAGTATTAAAATCAAAATCCACATTGCATCTATTGGCAATTTCCCAAGTATTTCTAAGTGCCTGCGCATCATCCGGAAACAGTTCATACATTTCTGATTGCGACTTAAAATAGAATTCATCTGTTTCAAATTCCATTTTATGCTCATCTGCTAAGGTTTTTCCAGTTTGGATACATAAGAGAATATCATGGGTTTTAGCATCGTCTTTATCCACATAATGAACATCATTGGTTGCTACTAGAGGTATTCCCGTGTCCTGAGAAAGCTTTCTAAGAAATATATTTACCTTTTTCTGCTCTCTTATTCCATGATCTTGAAGCTCTAGAAAAAAATTGTTTTCACCAAATATATCTCTGAGCATCAGTGCAATTTCTTTCGCTTCTTTATATTGACCATTCATAAGCTTTTGCTGGATTTCTCCTGCTAGACAGGCCGATAGTCCAATTAATCCCTCTGAATGCTCCTTTAGTATTTTGTAGTCTATTCTAGGCTTATAATAAAAGCCCTCAACAAAACCCATAGATACTAGCTTTACTAGATTTCTATAACCCTTTTCATTTTCTGCAAGAAGTATTAGATGCCCTGATTTTTTATCTATTCCTTCTTTGTCCTTATATGTTCTTGAGGCTGTATATACCTCACAGCCTATTATAGGCTTAATTCCATTTGCCTTTGCTTTTTTATAAAAATCAATAACGCCAAACATAACTCCATGGTCTGTTATTGCTACAGCATCCATTGAGTAATCCTTGGCGCGTTGTATTAGTTTATCAATTTTGGCAAATCCATCCAGCAAACTATACTGAGTATGAAGATGAAGATGCACAAATTTCTTATCCATAATTACCACCATCCAACACTACTTTATAAGAATTCATTTTATGATTTCCTTTAACTCTATTGTAGCATAAAGATGATATATTTTTAAAATTTATTAGAAAGCTGGAACAACTGCTCCTCCATATTTCTTTTCTATAAAGCTTTTCACTTCATCACTTTGAAGTGCCTTTAGTACTTTGATTAGGTTTTCATTTTTTTCATCCTCAGGTCTTACTACAAGAATATTTGCATAGGGAGATTCTTTGCCTTCAGATAATAAGGCATCCTTAGTTAAATCCAGTCCTGCTTCAATAGCATAGTTCGTATTTATTACGCTTGCATCTACATCTTCTAAGGTTCTAGGAAGCTGAGCCGCCTCTACTTCTTTGAATTCAATGTTTTTAGGATTGCTTTCTATATCTTTAAGCGTTGCTTCAAGTCCAGAGTTTTCTTTTAATTTTATTAAGCCGTTATTTTCAAGTAATATAAGCGCTCTTCCTTCATTTGTCGGGTCATTTGGTATAGCAATCTGAGCGCTATCTTTTAGCTCCTCTATTGAGCCTAGTTTTTTTGAATAAAGTCCTAGAGGCTCAACATGAACATTTCCTATACTAGATAGCTTTAAATTATTTTCTCTTGTAAATGACTCTAGATACGGAAGATGCTGAAAGAAATTTGCATCAATTTCTTTACTGTCAAGTGCTAGGTTTGGAGTAACATAATCCGTAAATTCAATTATCTCAAGCTCAATACCTTGCTCTTTTAATATAGGTTTAATTTCTTC
This is a stretch of genomic DNA from Acetoanaerobium sticklandii. It encodes these proteins:
- the pfkA gene encoding 6-phosphofructokinase — its product is MKKIAVLTSGGDAPGMNAAIRAVVRYSIYHDIKVYGVQRGYKGLMEGELQEMSISSVGDIIHRGGTILRSARSLEFKEKEGQKKALNVLDVFKIDGLVVIGGDGSFMGAKALSEQGFPAIGIPGTIDNDLAYTDFTIGFDTAVNTALDAISKLRDTTSSHERVSIIEVMGRNCGDIALYAGLAGGAEAILVPEMPYDLDEICKKLISSNNRGKTQSIILVAEGVGSATEIGHVIQERTGLEARSTILGHIQRGGTPSATDRLLGSRLGGAAVQLLIDGKSSRVVGIKDNDIIDLDIHEALSMKRQFNLDMYNLAQILSI
- a CDS encoding DNA polymerase III subunit alpha, whose protein sequence is MDKKFVHLHLHTQYSLLDGFAKIDKLIQRAKDYSMDAVAITDHGVMFGVIDFYKKAKANGIKPIIGCEVYTASRTYKDKEGIDKKSGHLILLAENEKGYRNLVKLVSMGFVEGFYYKPRIDYKILKEHSEGLIGLSACLAGEIQQKLMNGQYKEAKEIALMLRDIFGENNFFLELQDHGIREQKKVNIFLRKLSQDTGIPLVATNDVHYVDKDDAKTHDILLCIQTGKTLADEHKMEFETDEFYFKSQSEMYELFPDDAQALRNTWEIANRCNVDFDFNTIHLPEYSVPENKAPSEYLRQLCQDGLVDRYKTIDSKLQERLDFELNVIENMGYVEYFLIVWDFIDFSKRSNIMVGPGRGSAAGSIVAYTLGITDIDPIKYGLLFERFLNPERVSMPDIDIDFCYEKREKVIDYVREKYGSDHVSQIITFGTLGARSSIRDVGRVMGISYSDVDKVAKEIPFALNMTIEKALDLNPNLRKIYNEDEKARELIDVAKNVEGLPRHASTHAAGVVISKEPVDHYVPLYTQDNAVTTQFPMTTLEELGLLKMDFLGLRTLTVIQKAIDIILRTRNITIDFSNSDYDDKAVYELLSSGDTLGVFQLESSGMRQFMKELKPETFEDIVAGISLYRPGPMDSIPLYIKNKNNPDSVVYDHESIRPILEVTRGILVYQEQVMQVVRDLAGYSYGRSDLVRRAMSKKKMDVMEEERRNFVYGKEDENGNIEINGCVRNGIPEKIANKIFDDMIDFANYAFNKSHAAAYAVLAYETAYLKAYYPVEFMAAIMTSVMGNTDKVVEYIRECERLKIEVLKPDVNKSFTEFAVENNHIRYSLCAVKNVGVHFVENLVAEREEKGIYIDFDDFAKRLDKKDINKRTIESLIKCGAFDELIPNRASIMAGYEKILSSISNSRKNNIEGQVSLFDTQLQNEVKAKIIELSEFNDKEKLQMEKEVLGLYLSGHPLNEYKDMLSRITTTTTLTLREMKDNYIENQFKDNMSVKIGGVINKKSIKSTKNKDMMAFLTLEDIYGTVEIIVFPKIFLKESSLLQEDVAILVHGRLSLKEDEEPKIIAEKIESLSNQMDNSLYLRVNNIEDKDLLKEIKKVINQYPGNTYIYYFDSKSKKVFAPQKIEAVELCEELLEELADIIGEDNIKIK
- a CDS encoding MetQ/NlpA family ABC transporter substrate-binding protein, producing the protein MNIKKLLVLISALIVVVAFVGCASQQEVAKSDNVIKIGASPVPHAEILEEIKPILKEQGIELEIIEFTDYVTPNLALDSKEIDANFFQHLPYLESFTRENNLKLSSIGNVHVEPLGLYSKKLGSIEELKDSAQIAIPNDPTNEGRALILLENNGLIKLKENSGLEATLKDIESNPKNIEFKEVEAAQLPRTLEDVDASVINTNYAIEAGLDLTKDALLSEGKESPYANILVVRPEDEKNENLIKVLKALQSDEVKSFIEKKYGGAVVPAF
- the pyk gene encoding pyruvate kinase, with the translated sequence MFNKKTKIVCTIGPASESIDTLKELIKSGLNVCRLNFSHGNYEEHGKRIDNIKAARNEMKLPIAILLDTKGPEIRTGKFSSPEVNLVEGQNFIITMEEVLGDETKCTVSYKELVNDVKPGNQILIDDGLVGLAVQEIKGQEILCIVQNAGTIKDNKGVNVPNVKINLPAITAKDKKDIEFGIEQGIDFIAASFVRKASDVLAIREILEEHNATNIQIISKIENQEGVDNIDEILEVSDGLMVARGDLGVEIPTEDIPIVQKELIKKCNILGKPVITATQMLDSMIRNPRPTRAEVTDVANAIFDGTDAIMLSGETAAGKYPLESVKTMASIAIRAEQTLDYEELLKTKVKLRQLNITNAISHATCTTAIDLKASAIISATASGYTARMVSSYRPSAPIIAATNSEMVMRQMGLVWGVYPLLTEKGMSTDDVFEKSVQSALDMDYISSGDLVVITAGVPVGIAGTTNLINVHIASEILIRGVGVGTTNISGRARLITDSNMEIEQGDIIVASSTDKDMMNIINKASAIITEEGGLTSHAAVVGVSLGIPVIVSATNALKIIEDNETITIDAQSGLVYKGEVRML